The following coding sequences are from one Deinococcus apachensis DSM 19763 window:
- a CDS encoding sensor domain-containing diguanylate cyclase codes for MSVSRPTHESARPAALARAGVLDASPEEAFDRITCLAARVLNVPYAVLTLRDAEGTFTKSCHGPGLAGLGLAREERPRGWPSLPDGPLHIEDLAADPRFARHPLFSLGSRLGLRMYAGVPLVTGDGEALGTLCVLDTRARTLGAHEQNLLHSLAGLVLGELERRALRLDLARAREQEALLGDLARLVGGSLTPEEAARQALGRLHGTLSLEGSALLRRTREAVEVSAEVGGRGETLRALGPGGTGWAAVDREEPLFLEGAWSVARAFPELVEAGLGALAWLPLPGGEDAAHALAFLRMAESPWTPGERWALEAAARGVGVALERAEHNRRLERAALTDPLTGLGNRHAFDRALEDADGLRARGGAGYVLALVDLDGMRRVNDEYGRARGDDLLREFARQLQYPDVTAYRLGGDEYALLHLSPGLPEAAAQALVNRVAGAVRFTRSLAYPVGASVGVATVPDDAPGATGALRAALRRMHAQKRSRRGAGHGR; via the coding sequence GTGTCTGTCTCCCGGCCCACCCACGAGTCCGCCCGCCCGGCCGCCCTGGCCCGGGCCGGGGTGCTGGACGCGTCGCCCGAGGAGGCCTTCGACCGCATCACCTGCCTGGCCGCGCGGGTGCTGAACGTCCCCTACGCGGTGCTCACGCTGCGGGACGCGGAGGGGACGTTCACCAAGTCCTGCCACGGCCCGGGGCTGGCCGGGTTGGGCCTGGCGCGCGAGGAGCGGCCCCGCGGCTGGCCCAGCCTCCCGGACGGCCCGCTGCACATTGAGGATCTGGCCGCCGACCCGCGCTTTGCACGCCATCCTCTCTTCAGCCTGGGGTCACGCCTGGGGCTGCGAATGTACGCGGGTGTGCCCCTGGTGACCGGAGACGGCGAGGCGCTGGGCACGCTATGTGTCCTCGACACCCGGGCACGGACGCTGGGTGCCCACGAGCAGAACCTCCTGCACAGTCTCGCCGGGCTCGTACTGGGCGAGCTGGAGCGGCGGGCCCTGCGGCTGGACCTCGCCCGTGCCCGGGAGCAGGAGGCGCTGCTGGGGGATCTCGCCCGGCTGGTTGGCGGGTCCCTGACACCCGAGGAGGCCGCCCGGCAGGCCCTGGGGCGGCTGCACGGCACCCTGTCCCTGGAGGGATCGGCCCTGCTGCGCCGCACCCGGGAGGCTGTGGAGGTGAGCGCCGAGGTGGGGGGACGCGGGGAGACGCTTCGGGCCCTCGGCCCAGGCGGCACCGGGTGGGCCGCCGTGGACCGTGAGGAGCCCCTCTTCCTTGAGGGTGCCTGGAGTGTCGCGCGGGCCTTTCCCGAGCTGGTGGAGGCGGGGCTGGGCGCGCTGGCGTGGCTGCCCCTGCCGGGCGGGGAGGACGCGGCCCACGCCCTGGCCTTCCTGCGGATGGCCGAATCCCCCTGGACCCCGGGGGAGCGCTGGGCACTGGAGGCGGCGGCCCGCGGCGTGGGCGTGGCCCTGGAGCGGGCCGAACACAACCGGCGCCTGGAACGGGCGGCCCTGACCGACCCGCTGACCGGGCTGGGCAACCGCCATGCCTTCGACCGCGCGCTGGAGGACGCTGACGGCCTGCGCGCCCGGGGCGGGGCAGGCTACGTGCTCGCGCTCGTGGACCTCGACGGGATGCGGCGGGTGAACGACGAGTACGGCCGGGCCCGGGGCGACGACCTGCTGCGCGAGTTCGCCCGGCAGCTCCAGTACCCCGACGTGACCGCCTACCGCCTGGGCGGCGACGAGTACGCCCTGCTGCACCTGAGTCCCGGCCTGCCCGAGGCCGCCGCGCAGGCGCTCGTCAACCGGGTGGCGGGGGCGGTGCGCTTTACGCGCAGCCTGGCCTACCCGGTGGGCGCATCCGTGGGGGTCGCCACCGTGCCCGACGACGCGCCGGGGGCGACCGGGGCCCTGCGCGCGGCCTTGAGGCGGATGCATGCCCAGAAACGCTCGCGCCGGGGAGCCGGGCATGGCCGCTGA
- the plsY gene encoding glycerol-3-phosphate 1-O-acyltransferase PlsY, whose amino-acid sequence MILLAALAVLAAYLIGSIPAAAWVARGRGVDIRKVGSGNSGATNVLRALGSGPALVVALFDMLKGALAVWLGRLLGLDPALCALCGVAAVLGHNFSPFLGWRGGKGVATSFGTIVAVDPVVGGGAFVVGAACIWLTRFVSAGSILGALTAVTLAATLARPGWLILTVAFLAALLIWQHRDNITRLQAGNERRLGQKG is encoded by the coding sequence GTGATCCTGCTCGCCGCCCTCGCCGTGCTCGCCGCCTACCTGATCGGCTCGATCCCCGCCGCTGCCTGGGTGGCGCGGGGACGCGGCGTGGACATCCGCAAGGTGGGCAGCGGCAACAGCGGCGCCACCAATGTCCTGCGCGCACTGGGAAGCGGCCCGGCCCTCGTCGTGGCGCTCTTTGACATGCTCAAGGGCGCGCTCGCCGTATGGCTGGGGCGACTCCTGGGCCTGGACCCCGCCCTGTGCGCCCTGTGCGGGGTGGCCGCCGTGCTCGGCCACAACTTCAGCCCCTTCCTGGGCTGGCGGGGCGGCAAGGGCGTGGCGACCAGCTTCGGCACGATCGTTGCCGTGGACCCGGTCGTGGGCGGGGGCGCCTTTGTTGTCGGGGCGGCCTGCATCTGGCTCACCCGCTTTGTGAGCGCGGGGAGCATTCTGGGGGCGCTGACCGCCGTGACCCTGGCTGCCACTCTCGCCCGCCCCGGCTGGCTGATCCTGACCGTCGCCTTTCTCGCCGCGCTGCTGATCTGGCAGCACCGCGACAACATCACGCGCCTCCAGGCCGGGAACGAGCGGCGGCTGGGCCAGAAGGGGTGA
- a CDS encoding aspartate-semialdehyde dehydrogenase produces the protein MRVAIVGATGAVGHELLRVLESSTLKFDELQLYASPRSAGVKLPFSGQELTVRATPEDAIDADLILASAGGSISKALAPAWVAGGAVVIDNSSAFRYEPDVPLVVPEVNGEAALRHKGIIANPNCTTAVAVVAVAPLHREFGVRRMIVSTYQATSGAGQKGIEELLDQTRVVLSGGEAGAEVFAHPIPFNVIPHIDAFQENGYTKEEMKVVWETRKILGDDSLKISCTAVRIPTLRTHSEAITLELERPATPEEARELLRRAAGVEVRDDPGAKLYPMPLTASGKYDVEVGRIRSSLVFEGGLDLFVAGDQLLKGAALNAVQIAEYLQAQGALKGRVAG, from the coding sequence ATGCGCGTAGCGATTGTGGGAGCCACCGGGGCCGTCGGGCACGAACTCTTGCGGGTGCTGGAGAGCAGCACGCTGAAATTCGATGAGTTGCAGCTTTACGCCAGCCCGCGCTCGGCGGGAGTCAAGCTGCCCTTTAGTGGGCAGGAGCTGACGGTGCGGGCCACGCCGGAGGACGCCATCGACGCTGACCTGATCCTGGCCTCGGCGGGCGGGTCGATCAGCAAGGCGCTCGCCCCCGCGTGGGTGGCGGGCGGCGCGGTCGTGATCGACAACTCCAGCGCCTTCCGCTACGAGCCCGACGTGCCCCTGGTCGTGCCCGAGGTGAACGGTGAGGCGGCGCTGCGGCACAAGGGCATCATCGCCAATCCCAACTGCACCACGGCGGTCGCGGTCGTGGCGGTCGCGCCCCTGCACCGCGAGTTCGGGGTCAGGCGCATGATCGTCTCCACCTACCAGGCGACGAGCGGCGCCGGGCAGAAGGGCATCGAGGAGTTGCTGGACCAGACGCGCGTGGTCCTCAGCGGCGGCGAGGCGGGAGCGGAGGTCTTCGCCCACCCCATCCCCTTCAACGTGATTCCGCATATCGATGCCTTTCAGGAGAACGGTTACACCAAGGAGGAGATGAAAGTCGTCTGGGAGACGCGCAAGATCCTGGGCGACGACTCGCTGAAGATCAGTTGCACCGCCGTCCGCATCCCCACCCTGCGGACCCACAGCGAGGCGATCACGCTGGAGTTGGAGCGTCCCGCCACGCCCGAGGAGGCCCGCGAGCTGCTGCGCCGCGCGGCGGGCGTCGAGGTGCGCGACGACCCCGGAGCCAAGCTCTACCCCATGCCCCTCACCGCCAGCGGCAAGTACGACGTGGAGGTGGGGCGCATCCGCTCCTCGCTGGTGTTCGAGGGCGGGCTGGACCTGTTCGTGGCGGGCGACCAGCTCCTCAAGGGGGCGGCGCTGAACGCGGTGCAGATCGCCGAATACTTGCAGGCGCAGGGGGCGCTGAAGGGCCGGGTCGCTGGGTAA
- a CDS encoding rhomboid family intramembrane serine protease, with protein sequence MRRRPTLPPQSARRRSPTGVAAGLALLLVGVIWGQELLDQFAFGGALDQYGIVPRDPGSLSHILSAPFLHGGLGHLLANTVPLAVLAFMSALRGAARFLVATLVIVVVGGLLVWLLGRGGSLHLGASELVFGYLAYLLGVGWWERTPAAIAVAVVALFLYGGALWGVLPTNPLISWESHLFGFVAGLIAAALLHRRRPRPEDGVSAYSPRSRF encoded by the coding sequence GTGAGACGGCGGCCCACCCTTCCTCCTCAATCCGCCCGCAGGCGTTCCCCCACCGGGGTGGCCGCGGGACTGGCGCTGCTGCTCGTCGGCGTGATCTGGGGACAGGAACTGCTCGACCAGTTCGCCTTCGGGGGAGCGCTCGATCAGTACGGGATCGTGCCGCGCGATCCGGGCAGCCTCTCCCACATCCTCAGCGCGCCCTTCCTGCACGGCGGCCTGGGGCACCTCCTTGCCAACACCGTGCCGCTCGCCGTCCTCGCCTTCATGAGTGCGCTGCGCGGGGCGGCCCGTTTCCTCGTGGCGACCCTGGTGATCGTCGTGGTGGGCGGGCTGCTCGTGTGGCTGCTGGGGCGCGGGGGCAGCCTGCACCTGGGAGCCTCGGAACTCGTGTTCGGCTACCTCGCCTACCTGCTCGGGGTAGGCTGGTGGGAGCGGACACCCGCCGCCATCGCCGTCGCCGTGGTCGCGCTGTTCCTGTACGGCGGGGCGCTGTGGGGCGTGCTGCCCACCAATCCCCTGATCTCCTGGGAATCGCACCTCTTCGGCTTCGTGGCGGGGTTGATCGCGGCGGCGCTGCTGCACCGCAGGCGGCCCCGGCCGGAGGATGGGGTCAGCGCGTATTCGCCCCGTTCCAGGTTTTGA
- a CDS encoding aminoglycoside adenylyltransferase domain-containing protein, whose translation MRELSSQFTPEVRAMLDALLPGVQAALGSDLVGVYLRGSLALGDFDPVTSDIDFLTVTERPVTENQFAALAELHSGLATLLNPYARHLEGSYIDRMALRRFGPGERRHPSIGPDWTFGWADHGADWVLERWIVSERGVTLLGPDPKTLIEPITPSELKAAVWEQLCWWAALPDAPDWLLRRSYQAFAVETMCRAHFTLRTDELPSKPRAVAWALGALPEEWRLLTERSRLWREDETLDPNTLPEVMRFVRWAARGAETVS comes from the coding sequence GTGAGGGAGCTGTCGTCCCAGTTCACCCCTGAGGTTCGCGCGATGCTGGACGCCCTGCTGCCTGGAGTGCAGGCCGCGCTGGGTTCTGACCTCGTCGGCGTGTACTTGCGTGGCTCCCTCGCCCTGGGCGACTTCGACCCGGTCACGAGCGACATAGATTTCCTCACCGTGACGGAAAGGCCCGTTACCGAGAACCAGTTTGCCGCCCTGGCCGAGCTGCACTCGGGGCTGGCGACTCTTCTGAACCCCTACGCGCGCCATCTGGAGGGGTCCTACATCGACCGCATGGCCCTGCGCCGCTTCGGTCCGGGTGAGCGGCGCCATCCGTCCATCGGACCGGACTGGACCTTCGGCTGGGCGGATCACGGCGCGGACTGGGTGCTTGAACGCTGGATCGTCAGCGAGCGGGGCGTGACCCTCCTGGGGCCGGACCCGAAGACGCTGATTGAACCCATCACGCCCTCGGAACTCAAGGCCGCCGTGTGGGAGCAACTGTGCTGGTGGGCCGCGTTGCCGGACGCCCCCGACTGGCTCCTGCGCCGCAGCTATCAAGCGTTCGCGGTCGAGACCATGTGCCGCGCGCACTTCACCCTGCGGACGGACGAGCTGCCGAGCAAGCCGCGGGCCGTCGCCTGGGCGCTGGGGGCTCTGCCGGAGGAATGGCGCCTGCTCACCGAACGTTCGCGGCTCTGGCGCGAGGACGAGACGCTGGACCCGAACACGTTGCCGGAGGTCATGCGCTTCGTCCGCTGGGCAGCGCGGGGGGCAGAAACAGTTTCCTGA
- a CDS encoding VOC family protein: protein MTAHLDHLVVAARTLPEGRAWLEGRLNVPTQPGGEHERFGTHNVLLSLGPTAYLEVIAVNPQAPAPRRPRWFGLDTPEMQERLEDGPLLIHWVARVPDLGGLDLAPFGEPLDLSRGENRWMLTVPGDSSLPGGGVRPSLIRWHTPPPPTRLPDVGVRLLTLRLGAPDPDGLRAVLNTLNFVGEVEVYEAPQPELLAILETPEGPVTL, encoded by the coding sequence ATGACCGCCCACCTCGACCACCTCGTCGTCGCCGCCCGCACGCTGCCCGAGGGGCGGGCCTGGCTGGAGGGGCGCCTGAACGTGCCCACACAGCCCGGTGGCGAGCACGAGCGGTTCGGCACCCACAACGTCCTGCTGTCCCTCGGCCCCACGGCGTACCTGGAGGTGATCGCGGTGAACCCGCAGGCCCCCGCCCCACGTCGCCCGCGCTGGTTCGGGCTGGACACGCCCGAAATGCAGGAGCGGCTGGAGGACGGCCCGCTGCTCATCCACTGGGTCGCGCGGGTGCCTGACCTGGGTGGCCTGGATCTCGCCCCATTCGGTGAGCCGCTGGACCTCTCCCGCGGCGAGAACCGCTGGATGCTGACGGTGCCGGGGGACAGCTCGCTGCCCGGTGGCGGCGTGCGCCCCAGCCTCATCCGCTGGCACACGCCACCGCCTCCCACCCGCCTCCCCGACGTGGGGGTGCGCCTCCTGACCCTGCGCCTGGGTGCTCCCGACCCTGACGGGTTGCGGGCGGTGCTGAACACATTGAACTTCGTAGGCGAGGTGGAGGTCTACGAGGCGCCGCAGCCCGAACTCCTGGCGATCCTGGAGACGCCGGAGGGACCCGTGACGCTGTGA
- a CDS encoding NAD(P)/FAD-dependent oxidoreductase, with the protein MLDVLVIGAGLSGLTAARVLTRVGRRVRVLEAAGQVGGRLTTRVVDGYTLDAGYQVIFPAYPALRRHLDFDALDLVQIPSAAAIRWGARAEVLGDPFRDPGSLAGTLTSRALSLGDKLRVARLVAALRAPAPHTLLNGPDETTEGYLRRQGFSEGAIDSFFRPFFGGIFLRRDLHTSARLFRYYFRMLVDGGTALPRAGVGEIPAQLAQGVEVTTGVRVTRLLPYGPTPGNGHVTAVTSAGEIDARAVIVATDPDTAQVLTGEPVSRGSLGSTYLYYASATRLDRQLRLLLNAEDGLINNAQWVSNVIPERAPAGGHLLTVSVPGLPDLDDDSLDARVRGELSRWYGAGAGGLRTLGIERIHHAQYPQPPEYAATLPGHATGLPSVLLASEVTASSSIQGAMESGEKAAAILLGDLAGMSRPRGA; encoded by the coding sequence ATGCTGGACGTTCTGGTGATCGGCGCGGGGCTCTCGGGCCTGACGGCGGCGCGCGTGCTGACGCGGGTGGGGCGGCGCGTGCGCGTGCTGGAGGCGGCGGGGCAGGTGGGCGGGCGCCTGACGACCCGGGTGGTGGACGGTTACACCCTCGACGCTGGGTATCAGGTGATCTTCCCGGCGTACCCGGCCTTGCGGAGGCACCTCGATTTTGACGCGCTGGACCTCGTGCAGATTCCCTCGGCGGCGGCCATCCGCTGGGGGGCGCGGGCGGAGGTGCTGGGCGACCCCTTCCGTGACCCCGGCAGCCTGGCTGGCACGCTGACCTCCCGGGCGCTCTCGCTGGGCGACAAGCTGCGGGTGGCCCGTCTGGTGGCCGCGCTGCGTGCCCCCGCCCCTCACACCCTGCTGAATGGCCCCGACGAGACGACGGAGGGCTATCTGCGTCGCCAGGGCTTCAGCGAGGGCGCCATCGACAGCTTCTTCCGCCCCTTCTTCGGCGGCATCTTCCTGCGGCGCGACCTGCACACGAGCGCGCGGCTGTTCCGCTACTACTTCCGCATGCTGGTGGACGGCGGCACGGCCCTGCCCCGCGCGGGGGTCGGTGAGATTCCGGCCCAGCTCGCCCAGGGCGTGGAGGTGACGACCGGCGTGCGGGTCACCCGCCTCCTGCCGTATGGCCCCACTCCGGGCAACGGGCACGTGACCGCCGTCACCTCCGCCGGGGAGATCGATGCCCGCGCGGTGATCGTCGCCACCGACCCGGACACCGCCCAGGTGCTGACGGGCGAGCCGGTGTCGCGCGGGAGCCTGGGCAGCACCTACCTGTATTACGCCTCGGCCACCCGGCTCGACCGCCAGCTCCGCCTCCTGCTGAACGCCGAGGACGGGCTGATCAACAACGCCCAGTGGGTCAGCAACGTGATTCCCGAGCGGGCGCCCGCCGGGGGGCACCTCCTGACCGTCTCGGTCCCGGGCCTGCCCGACCTCGACGACGACTCGCTGGACGCCCGGGTACGCGGCGAGCTGAGCCGCTGGTACGGGGCGGGCGCGGGCGGCCTGCGGACGCTGGGCATCGAGCGCATCCACCACGCCCAGTACCCGCAGCCTCCCGAGTACGCCGCGACCCTTCCCGGCCACGCCACCGGCCTCCCCAGCGTCCTCCTCGCCTCCGAGGTCACCGCGTCGAGCAGCATCCAGGGCGCGATGGAAAGTGGCGAGAAGGCGGCGGCCATCCTCCTCGGCGACCTGGCGGGCATGAGCCGCCCGCGCGGGGCGTGA